One genomic region from Cydia amplana chromosome Z, ilCydAmpl1.1, whole genome shotgun sequence encodes:
- the LOC134661129 gene encoding odorant receptor 4-like, producing MSTKAEARREIGATLTLCMFSMQCIGLSFKRPDGTARLLRQKLMFVASICTIVYHVFSEIVYIGLTLSNSPRVEEVVPLFHTFGYGALSIAKVFALWSKKNVFAEHLDELSGIWPMEPLDEDERHIKEKSLAALRLVHQSYFTINVGGVMFYNVTPICVYLYQLWQGQDAAVGFVWVSWYPFDKYKPINHVIVYIFEIFAGQTCVWIMICTDLLFSGLASHIALLLRLLHKRLETLAETDKSQEEYYQEIVDNIKLHQRLIRYCNDLEEAFTIVNLINVVFSSINICCVVFVIVLLEPLMAVSSKLFLVSALIQIGMLCWYADDIFHCNADVALAVYNSGWYRTDPRCRRALIFLIRRAQKPVAFTAMKFTNLSLVTYSSILTRSYSYFALLYTMYNDS from the exons ATGAGCACTAAAGCGGAAGCGAGACGCGAAATAGGGGCAACCTTAACCCTATGCATGTTTAGCATGCAGTGCATAGGGCTTTCGTTCAAGCGGCCAGACGGCACAGCGCGGCTTCTTCGACAGAAGCTGATGTTTGTAGCGTCGATTTGCACCATTGTCTATCACGTTTTCAGTGAAATCGTTTACATTGGCCTCACGTTATCTAATTCGCCACGAGTCGAAGAAGTTGTTCCGCTTTTTCATACTTTTGGCTACGGCGCTTTAA GCATTGCGAAGGTATTTGCCCTGTGGTCTAAAAAGAACGTGTTCGCCGAACATTTAGACGAACTGTCGGGCATATGGCCCATGGAACCGCTCGATGAAGACGAACGACATATCAAGGAGAAGAGCCTGGCCGCACTACGCCTTGTTCAtcaaa GTTACTTCACAATAAACGTCGGGGGCGTGATGTTCTACAACGTGACGCCAATATGCGTTTACCTGTACCAACTGTGGCAGGGGCAAGACGCGGCAGTCGGCTTCGTATGGGTGTCCTGGTACCCGTTTGACAAATATAAGCCAATCAACCACGTTATTGTTtacatatttgaaatatttGCTG GTCAGACTTGTGTGTGGATAATGATCTGCACGGACCTGCTGTTCTCGGGCCTCGCCAGCCACATCGCCTTGTTGCTGCGGCTGCTACACAAGCGACTGGAAACATTAGCCGAAACTGACAAGTCACAGGAGGAATATTATCAAGAGATTGTCGATAATATTAAACTGCATCAACGGCTTATAAG ATACTGCAACGACCTGGAAGAGGCTTTCACGATAGTGAATCTCATCAATGTCGTATTCAGTTCAATAAATATATGTTGTGTCGTATTCGTTATTGTG ctcCTTGAACCCTTAATGGCTGTGAGCAGTAAGCTATTTTTGGTATCTGCACTCATTCAAATAGGAATGCTATGTTGGTATGCTGATGATATTTTCCATTGT AACGCGGACGTGGCGCTAGCGGTGTATAACAGTGGGTGGTACCGTACAGACCCTCGGTGTCGCCGCGCCCTCATTTTCCTTATTCGGAG AGCCCAAAAACCAGTGGCGTTTACTGCCATGAAATTCACAAACCTGTCTCTGGTCACCTATTCATCG ATCCTGACCAGGTCCTATTCCTACTTCGCTTTACTATACACCATGTACAATGACAGCTAA